One window of the Candidatus Rokuibacteriota bacterium genome contains the following:
- a CDS encoding cobalamin B12-binding domain-containing protein: MGAHKLRILIAKPGLDGHDRGAKVVAQALRDAGFEVIYTGLKRTPEEIVREAVQEDVNVVGLSVLSGAHLPLATKVLAGLTAAGATDIAVVVGGIVPEADVPALKAAGVEEVFAIGTPLDRIVEAFRARAHALESGG; the protein is encoded by the coding sequence ATGGGCGCGCATAAGCTTCGTATCCTGATCGCGAAACCAGGATTGGATGGGCACGACAGGGGAGCCAAGGTGGTGGCCCAGGCCCTCAGAGACGCCGGCTTCGAGGTGATCTACACGGGCCTCAAGCGGACGCCGGAGGAGATCGTCCGCGAGGCCGTGCAGGAGGACGTGAACGTGGTGGGGCTCTCGGTTCTCTCCGGAGCGCACCTGCCGCTGGCCACAAAGGTGCTGGCCGGCCTCACGGCCGCCGGGGCAACTGATATCGCCGTGGTCGTCGGCGGGATCGTGCCCGAGGCCGACGTGCCAGCGCTCAAGGCAGCGGGCGTAGAGGAAGTCTTCGCCATCGGGACTCCGCTGGACAGGATTGTGGAGGCGTTCAGGGCGCGGGCG